DNA sequence from the Peromyscus eremicus chromosome 7, PerEre_H2_v1, whole genome shotgun sequence genome:
ttaaaaaaataacaaaaagacacTTCATGGATGAACCTTGATGATACTACACCAATAAAGGAAGCCATGATGATTCCCTCAGACTGTACAGCAGTATTCATATGAAATGTTGAGATGAGTCAATTTTGTGGAGATAGAGACTGGTGGTTCTAGATTGTGAGGAGAAGAAGCATGAGCTCTTACCAGGTATGGAATATGAGAAGCATAATGacccttatttttaaaacatttgtttttgagTGCTATGGTTCAGGTAATAGTATTTTGGTAAAAGTGAATTTATACCTTATCTTGAAATGTGattatgagagagaaaagaacattcaACACAAAAACCTGAAAATAATTGCTATACATATAATGGCAGGTGATGTGAATTTTACATAAAACACGTTTCAAGAGTCTATAAAATAAACCTGAGTATTTGTAATGATCTATTCTAGTCAGGCTAGTATTTTACAGATTATTCATAAATGAGGAACAGATACATTAACATGAATCATGAAGACATTGAAAGACAATGTAAGAGATTTTTATTAGATAATGTGGAGCAAGATTTATTGGTATAGActgtttaaataatttataagatGAATTGCCTTGAATATTTCActaagtttttattttgtaaaaacatTCGTTTATTAAAGGAGATTTTAGAAAATGAGCTCATAGCATACATATTTTGATAGGAggattttaaagaaattgaagtcCATTTTTCCACTtcagtagctagagttttcctgcctgacccacagtcaggacaaatctttgtcacccaccagtcccacagccgctcagacccaaccaagtaaacagagagacttatattgcttacaaactgtatggccgtgccaggcttcttgctaactgttcttatagcttaaattattcaatttctataaatctataccttgccatgtggttcatggcttaccagcatcttcacatgctgctagtcatggtggcggctggcagtgtctctgactcagccttccacttcccagaattctactcctccttgtcccgcctatacttcctcctgcctgactactgaccaatcagtgttttatttactaaccaatcagagcaaaacatttgccgtacagaacatctcacagcacatgTGAACTCAAAGCTTTTCCCCTTTGAGATGGAGTTTCCCCGTATATATATTATAGAATATTATGTGCAGAAGTATACCAAAAAATTATGTAGCATCTTTTAGTATCTTAAAACTCTCCATTATCTTGCCTCCATTTATTAAATGCTGTGATTCTAGGTGGGTGCCACCACATTAACCTCAAAGACAGAGTTTTAAGTAGCATATTATATgttgttcatttttaaacaaatatgatGAATAAATTTTagttattctttgagaatttcattcatgcATACAAATTATTTGGTCATAGTCACATCATTCATTCTTCCCTCCAGTCCTTTCTAGATCCTCTCCATGCCACCTACTTCATGGCATTAAAAAAGACCAAACCACTGAATCAAATTAGTGCTGTTCAAACAAACATGGTTATGGGGACATCTATTAGAGCATGGCCAATCTACCAAGGACCAAacctctgaagaaaactgattctgttTCCCTTATAGCCATTAACTGTCAGTAGCCCCTCAACTAAGGGTAGAAAATGATGTCCCTCCACCTCATCCATGCTGGAGTGCtgactagcttgatcttgtgtagggaACCATAGCTTCTATCAGTCCATGAGTGCAAAGACCCTGTCATATCCAGGAAACAGTTCTTCCCCAGGCCTAAACCATTTCTAATGCCTTTAatgtttcttccctctttcctgtgATACAACTGAGCTCTGCATGGGAGACATGTGGCCTAGATATTCCATATCTGACTAAGCACTCCACAGACACTTTTCCCTTTTCCACCCATGATGCTTACAATATATGCAATTAATAAAGGGAAAAATGGTTGTGGCTAATAATTGTTTAATAAATCCTTTTAGGATTCATTTTTAAACTAAACTAACAGGTTTATGACTTACTGATTTATGTGTATATCATACACATAGAGAAGAAATCTGATTAAATTGGGACTAAAGTGTAATCATAAGGAGCCTGGGCTTAGATTGGGCAGGGAATGAGGGCTTACAAATAAATTTCCCTCTTAATGATTCAAAGGCAACATGGTGGAGTAGTACCTTCCTAAAATAGATGAGAGTCAACACCATTTTCACCCATGATTCTACATGTTCAGAAAGAACAACATTCAAAGAAGAGGAAACATTTGGTGGATTTATTTTCTGGATGCAATATAACAGAAACATTAGGTGGAGATTTTCTTCACTGGGTGAAAGTTGGCACTATGACCTTTTAGCTGTCATTTTCTCATTCATGGGAACAAAGTCATCCAGATGTCTTCCTTCTCAGCTGTGGGGCCCGCATAGTGAGAGGGGGCCACTGAGTGTACTTCCTGAAATCCTTATCTTGCCACagtcctctctctgtcttgttacttccTGGacaccatgaggtgagcagttttGGTATGCCATGGCCTTTGCTGTTTAGCTTTACCATAGGCCCATGTAATGGAGCAAGACAATGAAAGTCTGAAACCAGGATCCACATCAATATTTCCCTTTGGATTGTTCCCTGGAAGTGTAAGTTACAATGATGAGAACTAACCAAGTTCCTAAAGCACATGTTGTACAAAGGATACTCAGCTTCTTCATCCTCTATGGTccttttatctattcatctgtcttGTCCATCCACACTGAGGCGATAAATGCATTGATGAAAACCATGTGTCAGTTATATTCATGGTGATGAGGGCTAGGGCATATTAGGAATAAGAATTAAGTGATATAATTAGATATACTTTCACAGTACCAAGGTTCTGTGCATTTCTTGCACAATTGTGAGGCTTAGAAAAATCTCCAgtccagaaaaaaattaaacccaagggaagaaaagaaagacagggaggaaaggaaatgacAGATAAGTCCACCTGAAACTAGCTCCCACTAAGTCATCACAATTGGTAAAGCAATGCTGTTGCAGAAGTCGTCATAATCGCAGCAGTATGTATGTATTGTTTCACCTCCCGAGCGTTTTTcatcaaactcacagaattcCGTACACCCCAACTCCGCACTTTTCAGTTTATCATCTGTGGAAGAAGATTGCAAAAAGATATTATTTTGAGAGCCAGGATACAACCTCATCTCCCAGTACATTTGGACTGAGAATGCTTTCACTGAAAGAATTTTCTTCCATAGCAGTTAGTGTCCCGTGTTGGCCTTCCCACCACATGCTTTTAAACTACATCTGGAGAAAGTCCCTTTATCCAAGAACCTTTACGACAGGAGAAACATGTGCTTAGTGTTGAGCTTGAGCCTCTACACGTTGAGGCACATAGCATCATCTTCCCTCAAGCAGATGTGTGTAATGCACTTCCTCAATACATGCTGGCATCCAGACTCCAAGGTGAGCAGTTGGGCAGGTAGAGATCAAGATAATATTAGCCCTCAAGAACCAGATTCTATGGAATGACAGGAAGGACACACCATCAACTGTGCCAGGAGATAGATGAAGCAGGAAGACTTGCGAAGCACCTTGATGTCCTTTGGGTGAGCAAAGGTTTTCCAGAGAATGTGGCTCCAGGCTAAGAGAAGTTCTTTGAACATTACAGAAGCAAAAGCAACAGGACAGAGTGTGGGAAAGGACACAGGTAAGGACTGATATTTCGTAGTCTGTGCACAGTGTGGTGGCTTCAATTAGAACAGCCCTCATAGGCCTGAATGTTTCAGTGCTTGGCCCCCACTTGGATGAagtgtttgggaagaattaggaggtgtggccttgttggagggggtgtgtcactggggatgggctttggggtttcaaaatgCCATTCTcaatctctatctctgtctccgtctctgtctctgtctctctctctctctctctctctctctctctctctctctctctctgcctcaaggTTGTGACTAAGaatgtaagttctcagctccTGATCCTGTaccatgccttcctgctgccatgttaTCTACCATGATCATCACGGACTTTACTCCTGGGACTTTGAGCCAGCCccaaattaagtgttttcttttgtaagttgccttggctaTTCTGTTTTGTCATGGGAATGGAAAATTACCCAAGGCAGACCCTAAATCACAGAGATGTTGGAAATCAGAGACTGATGAATATATCAATACAGTGATGGAGAGAAGCCCTGCTCACTCAATATATGCTTAGCTTTACCATGGGCAAAGCTTTACCAGCACAAGGTTTGGAATATCATACCTAGATATCATTTAACATCGTCGTGTCGtgatctctctcttttcctcctcctccgttgttgttgttgagagagATAGAAATTCTCCAGAGCACAGAACATATACTCACATTCAATTGAATTCCAGATTCTGCGGATCATACAAGTTTCGCCAGGTCGTGCAGTGCATGTCTGATTCCCATTAACACACTCCCCGTTTTTGTAAGATGGACACAGTACACACTGTAAAGTGAGAGCTGCAAAGATAAAGACTGCTTAGAGGAGACGAGTGCCACACTGTCACTTCCCAATGAAAGCGTAGGTCACTGGACCTCTGGATTGCTTGGCTGCACCCATATTTTGCCTAACATATGTGCTCCAGTCAGCATGTCTTAACACCACAGACAAGGTAGGATGAAGTGAGAAGAGATTTAACTTTCTTTCTACAGCTGATAAGGGATCAAGTTGCAGACAATACTTACCGGTTTCAAAGCAGAGAACGAAGAGACACAGCTTCAGCAGGTTTTCCATTTCTCCTGAGCCGATTCTTGCAGCAGGCTGTGTTAGTGCCAGACAGCTGGTGGTCAGAGATCACTCACAGAAAATACCAGCCTCTAGTGAATTTATAGTCCACTCAGGCAACAGCAATGGACAGTGGGTGCCCAGAAGCAGATCTCAATGTAAGCCCCTCCCACATTGGCAATACACCAAATCCCTCTTCTGTGACTTATTTATTTCCTCGTTCCTCTCACTTTTCATTGCTTCGGGTGGCAGTAATGATATACATGACCTGTGAGGTAATCTTACCATCAGCAGCACATGGTGGCCCCCTGTGCTTCCTCTTTCCATGCTACGAGCTCAAACTGCTCTGTTGATGCTGGAGATCAGAACTAGGAAAGGAAAAACCTTTGGAAGAAGGCTTTTATTGAGCCTGAGTTGCAGCTTGACCGGATGCCACTGaagtgtgtctcctggatgctagaAAGGTGAACATAGCAGCCTGCTTGTCTAGACAGAAGCTGATGTGTGAAGGGTCTGTGCACATCCCTCATCTAAAGGAAGGACCATGTTATTATGTAGTCCTTAATACCAAACAGAGAGCTTCTGTTGGAGCACCTCAGGAGGTACTTCTTTTCTGGCTGGGGAGCGAATAGCTGCTGGGCAAGAAGGGTTATCTGAGGTCATCTCTGCTTTGTAAGGCCATGTGGGATGCCTGAGCACATCCTTGATGGTGGCTGTAGTGATCCTCTGCAGTGACTGTAGAGAGTCCCACACAACCAGGCTGCCATGAGAGAGTCTGGTCAATTGCTGGCCAAAGGGCTACTTGACTGTTACTTTCCCTGCTCAAGGTTGCCATGCACCAGGGAAGGGCCTGTTTAATGGCCTGCTGTGGAATGTTGCGATCACACACAGAAAGCATTGGATGGTGTTAACAATAAAGAGTTGCTAGAATCTCAACATAGAATGTATATTTCTAATAGTATTAAATGTGCTTTATAATATaatgttattatattatatatcaaGCATATATACATTTGACCTAAAGTCTtactatgtaatcctggctggcttggctcactatgtagaccagaatggcctcaaactcacactgaTCTGGATGCCATTAAAAACATACTCAAAATGTTCAAAAATcacagtttcatttttctgttgagtCCCAAATTGGTCAAATGCTCTTATCTAATTGGTTgctaaattatttcaattacagATTAATAGGTTTGCTGTTACCTGCAAGTGTGTTCTAGGCTATATTATGAAGCTTCTTCTTTAGAACTGGTATTATGTATTTATCTGAGGGGTCAAGGTCATGTTAGCAGTAAACTATTTATATTCTACAATTGAGGTATCATAGGCATTCATTGATACTAAGTTGGTCATTATTCCTATATTTTGTCTATGAAGAGACATAaaagttgttattttattttcctattttattttatttgaacagAATCTGCTGTACAAGTGTGCATAGTGTTTGAGTTTTGTTATGAAAGATAGTGTCTTAATCTATTTTTAGTTGTATAAAAGTCTCCTTATGTAACTCAGTACCATGTATattcaaaacaattaaaaagtgCACATGCTAATAATTTTACACTCAAGTATATAACTATGGGATTATTCTCATAGTTCTTTTATTAACtcagtggctttttttttggtggtactTCTTTTCCATACACTGAAAATCAGATATTGTATCAAAAGGTGTAGCAAAGTCAGTCTATCAAGTGAGTGTAAGCTAAACACACGCTGGAGTAGGGGGCTGTTCTTATATCCAATAGAATCTGACCAATAATTAGTCCAAAGTGATAAAGAAGGCCAATGCATAATATAAATGGAACAACCTTTAAAGGAGCTATAATGGTTGTAAATATATGTGCACTGAGAGTtggggctcccatttccataaataaTCACAAATGGACATGAAAATCTCATAGACCCAAGAGCAGTAGGCCCTTCAATACCTCACTCCCATCTTCAGGTACATTATTCAAACTCAACTTCAGCAAAACAATACAatgccagtgagatggcccagcactGGCTTCCAAGCCTGGTTATCTAGTCAATCCTGGGAACCCAATTGGTATCATAAGAATAGAACAGACTCCCAGATGTGGTCTTCTGACatccccacatacatgcacacatacatagaaaaaaaactaaaagtaattttaaaagtttaaatcaAGAATTTTAAGAATACAGTACACCATAGTGTACCTGACAGCTATctacaaaatatttcatttcacaggaaacaaaagtACATGTTCTtctccacacccacacaaacTTCTCTAAATGAAATGTCACCATAAGCAACAAAACAAGGTTTAAGAAGTACCAAAATCAAGATAATATCTTGTAATTTTTCAGGCCTActgtaataaaacaaaaagtcaataatCAAGAGAAATTATAGATGCTACAAAAATACTTGAAGGTGGTGGGGTGGGGCTTATTGAAGCTTGGTGACAGAGAGAGTCCTGGGGCAACCAGTTGGACAATAGTGTTTCTATCCTGTCTGCTGCCCTCTGCTCCTAACACTATGAGGGCTAGATGTTCAAGGTTAAACTCTGTAAGCATGGGCGTTGGTTTGTGTTTGTCCTTGGATGACCAGCATCCTGAGAATCAGCTGTGTGCAGGAATGCAGTGTCTTTGTTCCTTCTTACAGATAACACTTGCCACATGCAGAAATGTATCCCAGTGAGACCTGTTGTTCTCTCAGACAACAGCCACATGGACATTCCAGTCCCTGCTCCTGCACATCACTCCTTGGCTTTCCCCAAGTTGTGGGAATGttcagaaagagattttttttttagtgacagAATAGTAACgttagtttttaatttaaaagtagaaaCATTGAGAATTTCTCATGCACTGActctatttacatcattttcttttttttgtttttggtttttttttttttaatttttattttgcaatacaattcagttctacatatcagccatggattcccttgttctcccccctcctgcccccctcaccttccccccagcccgccccccattcccatcttctccagggcaaagccttccccatagactgagatcaacctggtagactcagtccaggtaggtccagtcccctcctcccaggccgagccaagcgaccctgcataggccccaggtttcaaacagccgactcatgcaatgagcacaggacccggtcccactgcctggatgcctcccaaacagatcaggacagtcaactgtctcacccactcagaaggcctgatccagttggtgacccctcagccattggttcatatttcatgtgtttccgtttgtttggctatttgtccctgtgctttatccaaccttggtctcaacaattctcgctcatataaaccctcctcattctcgctaattggactcccagagatccacccggggcctagtcatggatctctgcatccagatccctcagtagttggatgaggtttctagcacgacaattagggtgtttggccatcccatcaccagagtaggtcagttcgggctgtctctcgaccattgccagcagtctgttgtgggggtatctttgtggatttctgtgggcctctctagcactttgcttcttcctattgtcatgtggtcttcatttaccatggtctcctattccttgttctccctctctgttgttgatccagctgggatctcccgctcccccaagctctctttccctcgaccctcgaccctcgcccttcactacccccactcatgtccaggctgttcatgtagatctcattccatttctctgtcattgggcgatccccgtgtctttcttagggtcctgttttccaggtagcctccctggtgatgtattcacatcattttcattcttcctcctcctcttccaactcctctggtgtccccctccccatttctctTCAATTTCAcaaactcttatttttaaattagtattgTGATacttacacatgtatgtatgtatgtatgtatgtatgtatgtatgtgtatatatgcatgcatgcatatatgaatgtatgactgtatgaatgtacatatatatgtatgtgtgtgatgtatgaatgtattatatatgtatgttcatatgtATAGCCTGGTGACTCAATTTAGTTTTGCTTGTATGCATTTGTATTAAACGTTGTCCACTTGGGACTGGATGACCTCTCATGGGGCTCGAATATGCAggttctccctttctcctcagaTACAGTTGCCTGAAGCTCTTTGTCTAGTGGCAGAGCCTTGAGAAGTTTTCTCCATTCCCATTGGTGTGTCACTGTTGTCATTGTACAGGTCTTGCTGAGGCAACTCTACTCCTGAGATTTCGTGGGTGCATCTTCCCTGTCACATAGAGAGACGATAACCCCTTGGAGCGGATGTTCTGGTCCTCTACTCCTACCATCTTTGGGTACCCTCTTGTGTGATGATCCTCTGTTTTAGGAATAGGTGTTGCATTGCAGGTGCATCAGCTGTGGGTGAGAACCCCATGGTCCTTTGCTCTCTGTATTTTGGCCAGCTTCTAGGCAGGCACTCACTAAACAAGAAGAGTGCAAGTGTGTGCATCTCATCAAGTTGCTTGCTGCATCACTCCAGCTCGCTCTGCACCCCGGACAAAGGAAGGGACACCAGTAGTTTAGATGGATGCTCAAGGACCCCAGTCACAACACAGGATAGGTGCTGTCACCTAGGGGAGAGAGGCCCAGTGGTCTGCGCTTACCCAGgacacaaggaacacacactaTCTTCAGCTAAGTGCTTCCTGCCTTGCCTCAAGCAGGGGCACAGCCTGAGCCAGGACTTGATGCTGGAGCAGCCCCACATGTGTCTGGGACCTTGACCATAAGGGTGGAGGTTGGATGACTTCAtatttttttgctcttttttgagCATTCACTAAAGGATATTTTagataaaacataaataataaaaatccatATTTTTATGCCTCAGTAACCTACTCTTTTGCTCCATCGAGTCTTGGGCAAAGGATTCCCAGCCCCACTTTCTCCTGTTCTCACTGATGTAACTAGGGTGGAGATGCCGCCAGAGTGAATTTTATTAAGATGTATGCTAGTCTAAGTCAAACCAGGTGTCTGAGACGTTTTCTCTGGGCCTCAAAGGACAATTGACATTAAATGTGCACAGTCTGTGCTCCTATAAGATTAAGTATGTATTCAATAAGACATGTTTTTTGCATGAGTGTTTACATGTTTGTATACAAATAGATAGCATGAGTCACATTAGAACACTGATCAGATTTGGTGGTGTTTTCAGTGCCTTTTGATTTTACACACTTTgatttactaaaaaaaattaagaatcctTCAGTGAAGTCAATTGTATTCCCCTTCTGTTTCTCCTCTGAGTAATAGCTAATGGTAACATAGCAGAGTCATCACAAATAATTACCcaatatgtgtaaaatatacaaTTTTAGATAAAGATATGAATCCTTGTGGATTTTCAGACATTATcattgttattttacttttttgttctcttctttctgtAATTTATATCCTTTCCTCTTCCTAACGAAAGctcctcctcccattcctccttccttcttcaaatCCCTCGTATTCCACTGTTCACATTTCTAGTGCTCCCACTATGGCTCCTTTTTTGTCCTCCTGGATTCCATGTTTACTACAGATCcatacttcttcttctttttttttttttgtataggaTCCATACTTCTTAATAAGAGCACTCAGATCTTATAACGGGAACACTGGAGACTTAAGAGTAGTGAAAGGGAGAGAGTTTGTTTTATGGTCTTCCTAAGTTGAGCATCAGCCTAGAATATTGAGATGCTCTGGCCAAGTGCAAAGAACAGTCTATAAACCGAATGAATGGCCCTTTCTCCCTTTTTTGAGTAACCAGGAGGGTAAACTCTTACATGAAACTTAGGTCTCATGTGTTTCTCTATTGCTTATATCTGCCTTTTTCTTAACAGAAACTGATAGCTTGTAAAGAAGTTTATTTCATGCTGAACACATAGAGGGGAAATTGAGAGATACTTGGGGGAGGGTACAGGGTGAACAGTGCAGAAGCCAAAGGAATTGGCAGTTAGAAAATGTCCTTCTTCACTATTTGGCCATGATATCTGTTACAGAAATCTTCACCTTTGCAGCAAAAGGTAGATATCTTCAAGTTTCCAAAATACATGTTTTCAGCATAACATGCTTCAGAACAGTCCAATTCGGTGTGATTGTGAACCCATCTGCCTAGAAGATAAAAGCATTTATACTTAGTGACCCAAACACCACTTGGCATCAGAGCAGGAACATATACACCTCTTAGCAAGATTGTCTTCAAGTAGCTCAAATACATTACCTGTTTGTGAGAATATGTAGAAATTCCTGGTTCTGCATCCAGGGCTGTATTGTGTAGTGCAGTTGCTCTTGCCTACCAAACAGTGTCCTCTTTTAAAAGACTTGCAGACCATGCACACTGTGGCTTGAACTAGGCAAAGCAGACGTAAAGGTTGAACAAAGACTTGAAGTGCCTAAACATGCTTGAGGATTAAGGAATTCAGAGACAAGGCACAACTCTTAGTAATTTTCCTAGTACAACCTCGGGTCCTGATGTATTGCATCAGATTGTGTCCACGGCTTCCTTAAGAAGCTGAGGGTTTGACACCACACTTTTGATTGCATAGGAAATAAAGTGATAGGTAATCCCCTGTATACAGCACTATTGTGCAACAAAGTATGAAAGGATTAATGCAAACTAACCTGACACCTAAAGTTCTTTATTAAATGCATgagaatagtaataataacatcATGGGACTAGTACAAAAATATTCCTGcaaatcaatggaatagaataaagGGCCCAGATAGACGGCCATGTAACCACAAGCACTCGAGTTTTGACAAAGGTGCCCAAAAGACACATTGGAGACAagacagaatcttcaacaaatgatgtcgAGAAAACCAGATAccttcatgtagaagaatgaactAGATTATTTTCTCTCACCTTGCACAGACATCAACTCCAAACTGagtaaagacctcaacatgaaacTGAACCTGCTAgaggaaaaagtaggaagtacacTCCAAGGACCAGGCACAGGGGAGGGCTTCCCGAACAGGACTCCCTGTTGCCCTAGGGATTGGGGGCAATAATGTCAATAATCCACTAATGGGACTGTAAGTCCAACAAGATGAAAAGATAGGGAATTATGGTGACAGGGGGAGAAGACAGGGATAAGTTCTTCCCCCACGATCTGACCTGATTATACCCCGAGAAAGGCAGTGAGTTCAGACTCCACCAATACAGACTAATGGCTACAGATACAATGTGTTTCCCAAAAGACATCTTATCAAAGATAATGAGCAGATTGTGTTCACTTAGCAATAGATGATAAATTCCAAGAGACACCTCAATCAAGAGTGTTAAGGACAGTAATTAGGTTGTGCTTACTTAGGGCGATGGTGACATATATCCAGGACTTCCTTGTGcacctccccctttttttctggaTCTTAATGGTGCCCCCCATAAATAAACCTTTCAACTTTGTTCACTGAGAAAAGTTCTTAACTTTATTATGATTATATTGGGCAATGTTACAAAGAAGGGAGGCAGATTCTTACCATGCTTAGAGATGTAACTGCtcattgctgctgtattcacAATACCTAGAAATTAGAACCAGCCTACCTGTCCATAAATTGATGGATGACTGACAATGTGCTTTAAATGCACAATGTATTTCATTCATTtgcaaagaaaagggaaatttacaggaaaatgggGATTAAACTCTAAAGATGTTGTAATGATCAGAGTgactcagctctggaaaaacaaacagcacATGTCTCCTCTCTTAGGTCAATTCTAGCTTTGGATTTTTAGATTTAGAATCTGTGGTGTAGAGGGCAGAGAAACTAGGAAGGGAACACTGGGTGATGGGGTCCTAGAGGAGAGATGGTAATAGAAGAACATATGTGACATGAATGTAAAGGGGGAAATCCTGGGCTTGGAAATGTTTAAACAGGGACTGGAGCAGAGGGATAGGGGAGAGGGTTAACTAGAACTAACAATACATGAATAAATTTCTATGGAAACTCACTACTTTGTgagcaaattaaaaatataattaaaatggaaACTCATTACTTTctaagctaattaaaaatacaattttgaaaagGAATTTAAACAAAAGTACAATGCGTGAGTGGATAATGCTTCCCAGAGGAAATGGGttgtcaaaaaagaaaatctcaatgcTAGGTGCGGGGTAACTTCCTCTGAGTTATTGGTTAAGAAGATCCAAGAGGttcccaaaacaacacaggccATTGCTACCAGTCTTGGTTCCCTATCAGAACTGGATAGGAAgcccttattgctgaagatacaacATGTTTTAGTTGtaggacataaagaaatcaaactggaactgacctgaaaactTGCTTCATGGTGACTAATGTTCATAGTGCCAGACATGCTCTGCAGGATTCTGGGGGATAATATTCATCAATTGTTTTACCTACTGGTGAACCCTATATGCTACAATACTGACATGTCAGGCAGATGTGCTCAATGGTGCAAGAGAGCAATAAAGGTTATGTGAGTAAGCAACTGCTTTTGATTAGTTCTAAAGACTCCTTCACTGCAGGTAACTTCATGCCTGGTACATGAAACTAGACAAAGTCCCATGTCTCAAAGGGTCATAGGCCTAAACGGAGAACCTACtactaagttttgttttttttttttagctaaatggagttgtcaaACTACTCTGtcaatatttatgtatacagccAAAGATTAGCATTGCCCTTGACCTTGACCAGAGAAGCTTCCCTCTACAGTGGttggtggttaatgcagagacttgtAG
Encoded proteins:
- the LOC131914158 gene encoding urinary protein 2-like, whose protein sequence is MAKFMFLLLMLGAFSLVFFQVQATVCMVCKSFKRGHCLVGKSNCTTQYSPGCRTRNFYIFSQTGRWVHNHTELDCSEACYAENMYFGNLKISTFCCKGEDFCNRYHGQIVKKDIF